One segment of Erigeron canadensis isolate Cc75 chromosome 2, C_canadensis_v1, whole genome shotgun sequence DNA contains the following:
- the LOC122587454 gene encoding uncharacterized protein LOC122587454 isoform X3, which yields MKQQSLTIAQRDVELKAVLYAENKLHPALFSSGAEYKVLQHLMDGFISFAFRPEDLQCSLFRFIVREILACTVIRPVVNLANPRFINERIENVVISASKTDKGANTEQVNSPSEPNGSPKMSSQLSMSIDPSVKGFELTQLKKENPDSAEDNVTNTLHSKDPLLSIDTRKQLSGGEWGGKLDMISHRKTAALAPENFENMWAKGRNYKTKDNVSRITDLVHQPSSARSANLVNHSKPLTSHKETYGLPRGDHKSLCPPMGTSYEEDEDGNEEEYINSSDYSSEDEENSDIMGLNSPGTKVWDGKSNRNHSVTHIHHPLESYEGQKPRRKSEKGNSNGRKRSRVSSQKEVWQEIERKSFLLRDGLDVLGSSKGNSKSGDSSGDSEGGESLGRTNSGASASSSFPALSAINPPKFSPLDNFFRLRCEVLGANIVKSGSKTFAVYPISVTDMNNVSWSIKRRFRHFEELHRRLKEYPEYNLHLPPKHFLSTGLDVDVIHERCKLLDIYLKRLMQFPTISGSIEVWDFLSVDSQTYSFSNSISIIETLSVDTAPAAREKSTDFGNTANRSVVDPLISRREQSDSVIKNYLSEVKHNSMIDGSKVVKRNVAASLGKPVKEVGKSSEDSDSDPEIVVSNIMSSTGKSGQSLHTPSVMLTDDGESVLPSEWVPPNLSIPMLDLVDVVFQLQDGGWIRRKAFWVVKQVLQLGMSDAFDDWLIAKIQLLRRGSIVASGIKRLEQILWPDGIFLTKHRKRQQPTPSQSVPQDLPNGGPSSPGYRHSDEETLTREELQEREAQRRSKLVYELMIDKAPATVVSLFGRKEYEQCAKDVYYFIQSSVCLKQLSFDLLELLLLSTFPEMESVFQQLHDEKQKFGVLEQ from the exons ATGAAGCAGCAGTCTCTGACAATTGCACAACGAGACGTGGAACTCAAAGCTGTGCTGTATGCAGAGAATAAGTTACACCCTGCTTTATTTTCTTCTGGAGCCGAGTACAAG GTTTTACAGCATCTTATGGATGGTTTCATCTCTTTCGCGTTCAGGCCTGAGGATCTGCAGTGTTCTTTATTTCGTTTCATAGTCAGGGAAATTCTCGCGTGTACAGTTATACGGCCTGTTGTCAATTTAGCTAACCCAAG ATTCATTAATGAGAGAATTGAGAATGTAGTCATTTCGGCAAGCAAGACTGACAAAGGAGCTAACACAGAACAAGTGAACTCGCCGTCTGAGCCGAATGGATCTCCGAAAATGTCTAGTCAACTATCTATGTCTATAGATCCTTCTGTTAAAGGTTTTGAGCTCACACAGTTAAAAAAGGAAAATCCTGATTCTGCTGAAGACAATGTCACCAACACTCTTCATTCAAAGGACCCATTACTTTCCATCGATACCCGAAAACAGCTTTCAGGTGGAGAATGGGGTGGCAAATTAGACATGATTTCCCACAGAAAAACAGCAGCATTAGCTCCTGAAAATTTTGAGAATATGTGGGCTAAAGGTAGAAACTACAAAACAAAAGACAATGTGAGCCGTATCACAGATCTGGTCCACCAACCTTCTTCTGCTAGGTCAGCAAATTTAGTTAATCACTCAAAACCATTGACATCACACAAAGAGACATATGGCCTCCCCAGAGGTGATCATAAAAGTTTATGCCCCCCTATGGGCACGTCTTATGAGGAGGATGAAGATGGAAATGAGGAAGAATATATAAATAGCAGCGATTATTCTAGTGAAGATGAAGAGAATAGTGACATCATGGGTTTAAATTCTCCAGGAACGAAGGTTTGGGACGGTAAAAGTAATCGGAACCATTCCGTTACTCACATTCATCATCCGCTTGAAAGTTATGAAGGCCAGAAACCTAGGAGAAAATCAGAAAAAGGGAATTCCAACGGGagaaaaagatcaagagtgagcaGTCAGAAGGAGGTGTGGCAGGAGATTGAAAGGAAGAGTTTCTTGTTGCGAGATGGACTGGATGTGCTGGGTTCTTCTAAAGGAAATTCGAAGTCCGGGGACTCTAGTGGTGACTCTGAGGGGGGAGAGTCGTTGGGAAGAACCAATAGTGGGGCAAGTGCTTCGTCTTCTTTCCCTGCGCTTTCAGCCATTAATCCCCCAAAATTTTCACCTTTGGATAATTTTTTTAGACTACGATGTGAG GTTTTAGGTGCCAATATTGTGAAGAGTGGCTCTAAGACTTTTGCTGTCTATCCCATATCTGTTACAGACATGAACAACGTTAGCTGGTCTATTAAAAGAAG GTTTCGGCATTTTGAGGAGCTACACCGGCGTCTCAAGGAGTATCCAGAGTATAATCTTCATCTCCCACCAAAGCACTTTCTGTCAACAGGACTCGATGTGGATGTCATTCATGAACGTTGTAAACTTCTTGATATATATTTGAAG AGACTTATGCAGTTTCCAACTATATCTGGATCAATTGAAGTCTGGGACTTTCTTAGTGTTGATTCTCAG ACATATAGTTTCTCAAATTCTATTTCCATCATAGAAACGCTGTCAG TTGATACAGCCCCAGCTGCTCGTGAAAAGAGTACAGATTTTGGTAATACTGCTAATAGGTCTGTAGTGGACCCCTTAATTTCTAGAAGAGAACAATCAGATAGTGtgattaaaaattatttatcagAAGTCAAACATAATTCTATGATCGATGGGTCAAAAGTAGTCAAGAGAAATGTAGCGGCTTCTCTTGGAAAGCCTGTAAAGGAAGTCGGAAAGTCATCAGAGGATTCTGACAGCGACCCTGAAATTGTTGTTTCAAATATTATGTCTTCAACTGGAAAGTCCGGGCAGTCTTTGCATACACCATCTGTGATGCTTACAGATGATGGTGAATCAGTACTACCCAGTGAG TGGGTGCCACCAAATTTGAGTATCCCAATGTTAGATCTTGTTGATGTTGTTTTCCAGCTTCAGGATGGGGGTTGGATCAG GAGGAAGGCCTTCTGGGTGGTCAAGCAGGTTCTACAGCTGGGCATGTCAGATGCCTTTGATGATTGGCTAATTGCTAAAATTCAACTCTTACGTAGGGGCTCTATTGTTGCTTCAGGAATCAAGCGGCTTGAGCAG ATACTTTGGCCGGATGGTATATTTTTAACAAAGCACCGAAAGCGGCAGCAGCCAACCCCCTCACAGAGTGTGCCACAGGATTTACCTAATGGCGGACCTTCATCACCAGGATACCGACACAGTGATGAGGAAACGTTGACAAGAGAAGAGCTTCAAGAACGAGAAGCTCAAAGACGTTCTAAGCTAGTTTATGAGCTAATGATTG ATAAAGCACCAGCAACGGTGGTAAGTCTTTTTGGTCGAAAGGAGTATGAACAGTGTGCGAAAGATGTCTATTACTTTATTCAG TCATCTGTTTGTCTAAAGCAATTATCTTTTGACCTTCTTGAGCTGCTGCTGTTGTCCACTTTTCCGGAGATGGAATCTGTATTCCAACAATTGCACGATGAAAAGCAAAAGTTTGGAGTTCTTGAACAGTAA
- the LOC122587144 gene encoding protein disulfide isomerase-like 1-6, whose translation MFTTKPTSRFIYLTVILLISLTFLIHSIHSSNEQEEDFDDIEDLLALDQEEEELHKSSLSSEAEVLTKAQRIVVELNNDNTKKIIDENEYVLVLGYAPWCVRSAELMPRFAEAASFLKELKGGSVLMAKIDAERYPKVASSLGIKGYPTLLFFVNGTSQPYTGGFSWEEIVLWVRKKTGTPIIRINSIDEANNFLQKHSMFAVGLFDKFEGPNYEEFVEAAATDNEIQFVETSNPEIANTLYPDVKSSKLFLGIVKSEPERYTSYEDAFEKDKILRFLSDNKFPLVTFLTEVNSVKVYASDKFQVYVFAEADNFKKLLEPFQDAGRKFKSKIMFVFVDTKDDNLAKPFLTLFGLEDSEDTLVTAFDYKTGTKYLLESDPTPTRIEEFCSGLLKGSLPQFYKSQAIPDNKGAEILTIVGKTFDDLVLSDSKNIILEVHTPWCLNCETTSKQVEKLAKHFKGLENLVFARIDASVNEHPKLVVEDYPALLFYPVSNKSNPIKLSTKSSSKDLAIQINKHLKAHAHDAEHLAKDEL comes from the exons ATGTTTACTACAAAACCCACTTCAAGATTCATCTATCTCACTGTAATTCTACTAATTTCACTCACTTTCTTGATTCATTCAATACACAGTAGTaatgaacaagaagaagattttgatgaCATTGAAGATCTTTTAGCATTAGACCAAGAAGAAGAGGAATTACAtaaatcatcattatcatctgaAGCAGAAGTATTAACAAAAGCTCAAAGAATAGTAGTGGAGcttaataatgataatacaaAAAAGATAATTGATGAAAATGAGTATGTTTTGGTATTAGGATATGCACCTTGGTGTGTTAGAAGTGCTGAACTGATGCCTAGATTTGCTGAAGCCGCTAGCTTTTTGAAAGAATTGAAAGGTGGTTCAGTTTTGATGGCTAAGATTGATGCTGAAAGATATCCTAAAGTTGCTTCTAGTCTTGGAATTAAAGGCTATCCTACTTTGCTGTTTTTTGTTAATGGCACTTCTCAACCTTATACTGGTGGATTTTCTTg GGAAGAAATCGTATTATGGGTGAGAAAGAAGACGGGTACACCCATTATCAGAATCAACTCTATTGATGAAGCAAACAATTTCCTTCAGAAGCATTCTATGTTTGCAGTTGGCCTATTTGATAAATTTGAG GGACCTAATTATGAAGAGTTTGTAGAGGCAGCAGCTACCGACAATGAGATTCAGTTTGTTGAGACAAGCAACCCAGAAATTGCCAATACTTTATATCCAGATGTTAAGTCTAGTAAACTGTTTCTTGGAATAGTGAAAAGTGAGCCCGAAAGATATACTTCGTATG AAGATGCTTTCGAGAAGGATAAGATTCTTCGGTTTTTGAGCGATAACAAATTCCCATTGGTCACTTTTCTCACTGAAGTGAATTCTGTCAAAGTTTATGCCAGTGATAAATTTCAG GTCTATGTCTTCGCAGAAGCCGATAATTTCAAGAAATTACTAGAGCCATTTCAAGATGCTGGCAGGAAGTTCAAATCAAAG ATAATGTTTGTATTTGTGGACACTAAAGACGACAATCTTGCAAAGCCTTTCCTAACTTTATTCGGGCTTGAAGATTCAGAAGACACTCTT GTTACTGCTTTTGATTACAAAACTGGCACCAAGTATTTGTTAGAGTCAGATCCAACACCCACAAGAATAGAA GAGTTCTGCTCGGGGCTTTTAAAGGGATCTCTGCCCCAATTCTACAAGTCACAAGCAATCCCAGATAAT AAAGGCGCAGAAATTCTGACAATTGTTGGAAAGACTTTTGATGACTTGGTTCTAAGCGATTCCAAAAACATCATTCTAGAG GTACACACACCATGGTGTTTGAACTGTGAAACTACAAGCAAACAAGTGGAGAAGTTGGCAAAGCACTTTAAAGGATTGGAAAATCTGGTTTTTGCAAGGATAGATGCTTCTGTAAATGAACACCCAAAATTGGTG GTGGAGGACTATCCAGCACTTCTGTTCTACCCAGTGAGCAACAAGTCGAACCCA ATAAAGCTGTCAACAAAATCTAGCTCGAAGGACTTGGCAATACAAATCAACAAGCATTTAAAAGCACATGCACATGATGCGGAGCATTTGGCTAAAGACGAGCTTTAG
- the LOC122587454 gene encoding uncharacterized protein LOC122587454 isoform X1 yields the protein MSTATAGKQMVSLRDLIDEAKKRIVFVSVCVVGLSYLMSLTSASVLINLPAALLLIICFRYLTLDYDMKRKAASYNSNPSSANLLFQKKAVVEPKFLSGKSEWRRKVNSPVVEDAIDQFTKHLVSEWVTDLWYSRITPDKQGPDELVLIINGVLGEFSSRMRNINLIDFLTRDIIKLFCTHLELFRACQVKIMKQQSLTIAQRDVELKAVLYAENKLHPALFSSGAEYKVLQHLMDGFISFAFRPEDLQCSLFRFIVREILACTVIRPVVNLANPRFINERIENVVISASKTDKGANTEQVNSPSEPNGSPKMSSQLSMSIDPSVKGFELTQLKKENPDSAEDNVTNTLHSKDPLLSIDTRKQLSGGEWGGKLDMISHRKTAALAPENFENMWAKGRNYKTKDNVSRITDLVHQPSSARSANLVNHSKPLTSHKETYGLPRGDHKSLCPPMGTSYEEDEDGNEEEYINSSDYSSEDEENSDIMGLNSPGTKVWDGKSNRNHSVTHIHHPLESYEGQKPRRKSEKGNSNGRKRSRVSSQKEVWQEIERKSFLLRDGLDVLGSSKGNSKSGDSSGDSEGGESLGRTNSGASASSSFPALSAINPPKFSPLDNFFRLRCEVLGANIVKSGSKTFAVYPISVTDMNNVSWSIKRRFRHFEELHRRLKEYPEYNLHLPPKHFLSTGLDVDVIHERCKLLDIYLKRLMQFPTISGSIEVWDFLSVDSQTYSFSNSISIIETLSVDTAPAAREKSTDFGNTANRSVVDPLISRREQSDSVIKNYLSEVKHNSMIDGSKVVKRNVAASLGKPVKEVGKSSEDSDSDPEIVVSNIMSSTGKSGQSLHTPSVMLTDDGESVLPSEWVPPNLSIPMLDLVDVVFQLQDGGWIRRKAFWVVKQVLQLGMSDAFDDWLIAKIQLLRRGSIVASGIKRLEQILWPDGIFLTKHRKRQQPTPSQSVPQDLPNGGPSSPGYRHSDEETLTREELQEREAQRRSKLVYELMIDKAPATVVSLFGRKEYEQCAKDVYYFIQSSVCLKQLSFDLLELLLLSTFPEMESVFQQLHDEKQKFGVLEQ from the exons ATGAGTACGGCAACAGCAGGCAAGCAAATGGTGTCGTTACGAGACCTTATCGACGAGGCGAAGAAACGGATTGTTTTCGTTTCCGTGTGTGTTGTTGGACTCTCGTATCTTATGTCTC TGACAAGCGCGTCAGTGTTGATAAACTTGCCTGCTGCGCTCCTTTTAATTATTTGCTTTCGTTATTTAACGTTGGATTATGACATGAAGAGGAAAGCTGCATCATATAACAGCAACCCATCATCGGCCAATcttctttttcaaaagaaagcAGTTGTAGAGCCAAAGTTTCTATCAGGAAAATCCGAGTGGAGAAGAAAAGTCAATTCTCCTGTTGTTGAGGATGCAATAGATCAGTTCACAAAACATTTAGTTTCTGAGTGGGTCACTGATTTGTGGTACTCCCGAATTACGCCTGACAAACAAGGTCCAGATGAGTTGGTGCTGATCATAAATGGTGTCTTGGGGGAGTTCTCTAGCCGCATGCGAAACATCAACCTTATTGACTTCTTGACAAG GGACATTATCAAACTTTTTTGCACCCACTTGGAACTTTTCCGTGCATGTCAGGTGAAGATTATGAAGCAGCAGTCTCTGACAATTGCACAACGAGACGTGGAACTCAAAGCTGTGCTGTATGCAGAGAATAAGTTACACCCTGCTTTATTTTCTTCTGGAGCCGAGTACAAG GTTTTACAGCATCTTATGGATGGTTTCATCTCTTTCGCGTTCAGGCCTGAGGATCTGCAGTGTTCTTTATTTCGTTTCATAGTCAGGGAAATTCTCGCGTGTACAGTTATACGGCCTGTTGTCAATTTAGCTAACCCAAG ATTCATTAATGAGAGAATTGAGAATGTAGTCATTTCGGCAAGCAAGACTGACAAAGGAGCTAACACAGAACAAGTGAACTCGCCGTCTGAGCCGAATGGATCTCCGAAAATGTCTAGTCAACTATCTATGTCTATAGATCCTTCTGTTAAAGGTTTTGAGCTCACACAGTTAAAAAAGGAAAATCCTGATTCTGCTGAAGACAATGTCACCAACACTCTTCATTCAAAGGACCCATTACTTTCCATCGATACCCGAAAACAGCTTTCAGGTGGAGAATGGGGTGGCAAATTAGACATGATTTCCCACAGAAAAACAGCAGCATTAGCTCCTGAAAATTTTGAGAATATGTGGGCTAAAGGTAGAAACTACAAAACAAAAGACAATGTGAGCCGTATCACAGATCTGGTCCACCAACCTTCTTCTGCTAGGTCAGCAAATTTAGTTAATCACTCAAAACCATTGACATCACACAAAGAGACATATGGCCTCCCCAGAGGTGATCATAAAAGTTTATGCCCCCCTATGGGCACGTCTTATGAGGAGGATGAAGATGGAAATGAGGAAGAATATATAAATAGCAGCGATTATTCTAGTGAAGATGAAGAGAATAGTGACATCATGGGTTTAAATTCTCCAGGAACGAAGGTTTGGGACGGTAAAAGTAATCGGAACCATTCCGTTACTCACATTCATCATCCGCTTGAAAGTTATGAAGGCCAGAAACCTAGGAGAAAATCAGAAAAAGGGAATTCCAACGGGagaaaaagatcaagagtgagcaGTCAGAAGGAGGTGTGGCAGGAGATTGAAAGGAAGAGTTTCTTGTTGCGAGATGGACTGGATGTGCTGGGTTCTTCTAAAGGAAATTCGAAGTCCGGGGACTCTAGTGGTGACTCTGAGGGGGGAGAGTCGTTGGGAAGAACCAATAGTGGGGCAAGTGCTTCGTCTTCTTTCCCTGCGCTTTCAGCCATTAATCCCCCAAAATTTTCACCTTTGGATAATTTTTTTAGACTACGATGTGAG GTTTTAGGTGCCAATATTGTGAAGAGTGGCTCTAAGACTTTTGCTGTCTATCCCATATCTGTTACAGACATGAACAACGTTAGCTGGTCTATTAAAAGAAG GTTTCGGCATTTTGAGGAGCTACACCGGCGTCTCAAGGAGTATCCAGAGTATAATCTTCATCTCCCACCAAAGCACTTTCTGTCAACAGGACTCGATGTGGATGTCATTCATGAACGTTGTAAACTTCTTGATATATATTTGAAG AGACTTATGCAGTTTCCAACTATATCTGGATCAATTGAAGTCTGGGACTTTCTTAGTGTTGATTCTCAG ACATATAGTTTCTCAAATTCTATTTCCATCATAGAAACGCTGTCAG TTGATACAGCCCCAGCTGCTCGTGAAAAGAGTACAGATTTTGGTAATACTGCTAATAGGTCTGTAGTGGACCCCTTAATTTCTAGAAGAGAACAATCAGATAGTGtgattaaaaattatttatcagAAGTCAAACATAATTCTATGATCGATGGGTCAAAAGTAGTCAAGAGAAATGTAGCGGCTTCTCTTGGAAAGCCTGTAAAGGAAGTCGGAAAGTCATCAGAGGATTCTGACAGCGACCCTGAAATTGTTGTTTCAAATATTATGTCTTCAACTGGAAAGTCCGGGCAGTCTTTGCATACACCATCTGTGATGCTTACAGATGATGGTGAATCAGTACTACCCAGTGAG TGGGTGCCACCAAATTTGAGTATCCCAATGTTAGATCTTGTTGATGTTGTTTTCCAGCTTCAGGATGGGGGTTGGATCAG GAGGAAGGCCTTCTGGGTGGTCAAGCAGGTTCTACAGCTGGGCATGTCAGATGCCTTTGATGATTGGCTAATTGCTAAAATTCAACTCTTACGTAGGGGCTCTATTGTTGCTTCAGGAATCAAGCGGCTTGAGCAG ATACTTTGGCCGGATGGTATATTTTTAACAAAGCACCGAAAGCGGCAGCAGCCAACCCCCTCACAGAGTGTGCCACAGGATTTACCTAATGGCGGACCTTCATCACCAGGATACCGACACAGTGATGAGGAAACGTTGACAAGAGAAGAGCTTCAAGAACGAGAAGCTCAAAGACGTTCTAAGCTAGTTTATGAGCTAATGATTG ATAAAGCACCAGCAACGGTGGTAAGTCTTTTTGGTCGAAAGGAGTATGAACAGTGTGCGAAAGATGTCTATTACTTTATTCAG TCATCTGTTTGTCTAAAGCAATTATCTTTTGACCTTCTTGAGCTGCTGCTGTTGTCCACTTTTCCGGAGATGGAATCTGTATTCCAACAATTGCACGATGAAAAGCAAAAGTTTGGAGTTCTTGAACAGTAA
- the LOC122587454 gene encoding uncharacterized protein LOC122587454 isoform X2: MSTATAGKQMVSLRDLIDEAKKRIVFVSVCVVGLSYLMSLTSASVLINLPAALLLIICFRYLTLDYDMKRKAASYNSNPSSANLLFQKKAVVEPKFLSGKSEWRRKVNSPVVEDAIDQFTKHLVSEWVTDLWYSRITPDKQGPDELVLIINGVLGEFSSRMRNINLIDFLTRDIIKLFCTHLELFRACQVKIMKQQSLTIAQRDVELKAVLYAENKLHPALFSSGAEYKVLQHLMDGFISFAFRPEDLQCSLFRFIVREILACTVIRPVVNLANPRFINERIENVVISASKTDKGANTEQVNSPSEPNGSPKMSSQLSMSIDPSVKGFELTQLKKENPDSAEDNVTNTLHSKDPLLSIDTRKQLSGGEWGGKLDMISHRKTAALAPENFENMWAKGRNYKTKDNVSRITDLVHQPSSARSANLVNHSKPLTSHKETYGLPRGDHKSLCPPMGTSYEEDEDGNEEEYINSSDYSSEDEENSDIMGLNSPGTKVWDGKSNRNHSVTHIHHPLESYEGQKPRRKSEKGNSNGRKRSRVSSQKEVWQEIERKSFLLRDGLDVLGSSKGNSKSGDSSGDSEGGESLGRTNSGASASSSFPALSAINPPKFSPLDNFFRLRCEVLGANIVKSGSKTFAVYPISVTDMNNVSWSIKRRFRHFEELHRRLKEYPEYNLHLPPKHFLSTGLDVDVIHERCKLLDIYLKRLMQFPTISGSIEVWDFLSVDSQTYSFSNSISIIETLSAPAAREKSTDFGNTANRSVVDPLISRREQSDSVIKNYLSEVKHNSMIDGSKVVKRNVAASLGKPVKEVGKSSEDSDSDPEIVVSNIMSSTGKSGQSLHTPSVMLTDDGESVLPSEWVPPNLSIPMLDLVDVVFQLQDGGWIRRKAFWVVKQVLQLGMSDAFDDWLIAKIQLLRRGSIVASGIKRLEQILWPDGIFLTKHRKRQQPTPSQSVPQDLPNGGPSSPGYRHSDEETLTREELQEREAQRRSKLVYELMIDKAPATVVSLFGRKEYEQCAKDVYYFIQSSVCLKQLSFDLLELLLLSTFPEMESVFQQLHDEKQKFGVLEQ; this comes from the exons ATGAGTACGGCAACAGCAGGCAAGCAAATGGTGTCGTTACGAGACCTTATCGACGAGGCGAAGAAACGGATTGTTTTCGTTTCCGTGTGTGTTGTTGGACTCTCGTATCTTATGTCTC TGACAAGCGCGTCAGTGTTGATAAACTTGCCTGCTGCGCTCCTTTTAATTATTTGCTTTCGTTATTTAACGTTGGATTATGACATGAAGAGGAAAGCTGCATCATATAACAGCAACCCATCATCGGCCAATcttctttttcaaaagaaagcAGTTGTAGAGCCAAAGTTTCTATCAGGAAAATCCGAGTGGAGAAGAAAAGTCAATTCTCCTGTTGTTGAGGATGCAATAGATCAGTTCACAAAACATTTAGTTTCTGAGTGGGTCACTGATTTGTGGTACTCCCGAATTACGCCTGACAAACAAGGTCCAGATGAGTTGGTGCTGATCATAAATGGTGTCTTGGGGGAGTTCTCTAGCCGCATGCGAAACATCAACCTTATTGACTTCTTGACAAG GGACATTATCAAACTTTTTTGCACCCACTTGGAACTTTTCCGTGCATGTCAGGTGAAGATTATGAAGCAGCAGTCTCTGACAATTGCACAACGAGACGTGGAACTCAAAGCTGTGCTGTATGCAGAGAATAAGTTACACCCTGCTTTATTTTCTTCTGGAGCCGAGTACAAG GTTTTACAGCATCTTATGGATGGTTTCATCTCTTTCGCGTTCAGGCCTGAGGATCTGCAGTGTTCTTTATTTCGTTTCATAGTCAGGGAAATTCTCGCGTGTACAGTTATACGGCCTGTTGTCAATTTAGCTAACCCAAG ATTCATTAATGAGAGAATTGAGAATGTAGTCATTTCGGCAAGCAAGACTGACAAAGGAGCTAACACAGAACAAGTGAACTCGCCGTCTGAGCCGAATGGATCTCCGAAAATGTCTAGTCAACTATCTATGTCTATAGATCCTTCTGTTAAAGGTTTTGAGCTCACACAGTTAAAAAAGGAAAATCCTGATTCTGCTGAAGACAATGTCACCAACACTCTTCATTCAAAGGACCCATTACTTTCCATCGATACCCGAAAACAGCTTTCAGGTGGAGAATGGGGTGGCAAATTAGACATGATTTCCCACAGAAAAACAGCAGCATTAGCTCCTGAAAATTTTGAGAATATGTGGGCTAAAGGTAGAAACTACAAAACAAAAGACAATGTGAGCCGTATCACAGATCTGGTCCACCAACCTTCTTCTGCTAGGTCAGCAAATTTAGTTAATCACTCAAAACCATTGACATCACACAAAGAGACATATGGCCTCCCCAGAGGTGATCATAAAAGTTTATGCCCCCCTATGGGCACGTCTTATGAGGAGGATGAAGATGGAAATGAGGAAGAATATATAAATAGCAGCGATTATTCTAGTGAAGATGAAGAGAATAGTGACATCATGGGTTTAAATTCTCCAGGAACGAAGGTTTGGGACGGTAAAAGTAATCGGAACCATTCCGTTACTCACATTCATCATCCGCTTGAAAGTTATGAAGGCCAGAAACCTAGGAGAAAATCAGAAAAAGGGAATTCCAACGGGagaaaaagatcaagagtgagcaGTCAGAAGGAGGTGTGGCAGGAGATTGAAAGGAAGAGTTTCTTGTTGCGAGATGGACTGGATGTGCTGGGTTCTTCTAAAGGAAATTCGAAGTCCGGGGACTCTAGTGGTGACTCTGAGGGGGGAGAGTCGTTGGGAAGAACCAATAGTGGGGCAAGTGCTTCGTCTTCTTTCCCTGCGCTTTCAGCCATTAATCCCCCAAAATTTTCACCTTTGGATAATTTTTTTAGACTACGATGTGAG GTTTTAGGTGCCAATATTGTGAAGAGTGGCTCTAAGACTTTTGCTGTCTATCCCATATCTGTTACAGACATGAACAACGTTAGCTGGTCTATTAAAAGAAG GTTTCGGCATTTTGAGGAGCTACACCGGCGTCTCAAGGAGTATCCAGAGTATAATCTTCATCTCCCACCAAAGCACTTTCTGTCAACAGGACTCGATGTGGATGTCATTCATGAACGTTGTAAACTTCTTGATATATATTTGAAG AGACTTATGCAGTTTCCAACTATATCTGGATCAATTGAAGTCTGGGACTTTCTTAGTGTTGATTCTCAG ACATATAGTTTCTCAAATTCTATTTCCATCATAGAAACGCTGTCAG CCCCAGCTGCTCGTGAAAAGAGTACAGATTTTGGTAATACTGCTAATAGGTCTGTAGTGGACCCCTTAATTTCTAGAAGAGAACAATCAGATAGTGtgattaaaaattatttatcagAAGTCAAACATAATTCTATGATCGATGGGTCAAAAGTAGTCAAGAGAAATGTAGCGGCTTCTCTTGGAAAGCCTGTAAAGGAAGTCGGAAAGTCATCAGAGGATTCTGACAGCGACCCTGAAATTGTTGTTTCAAATATTATGTCTTCAACTGGAAAGTCCGGGCAGTCTTTGCATACACCATCTGTGATGCTTACAGATGATGGTGAATCAGTACTACCCAGTGAG TGGGTGCCACCAAATTTGAGTATCCCAATGTTAGATCTTGTTGATGTTGTTTTCCAGCTTCAGGATGGGGGTTGGATCAG GAGGAAGGCCTTCTGGGTGGTCAAGCAGGTTCTACAGCTGGGCATGTCAGATGCCTTTGATGATTGGCTAATTGCTAAAATTCAACTCTTACGTAGGGGCTCTATTGTTGCTTCAGGAATCAAGCGGCTTGAGCAG ATACTTTGGCCGGATGGTATATTTTTAACAAAGCACCGAAAGCGGCAGCAGCCAACCCCCTCACAGAGTGTGCCACAGGATTTACCTAATGGCGGACCTTCATCACCAGGATACCGACACAGTGATGAGGAAACGTTGACAAGAGAAGAGCTTCAAGAACGAGAAGCTCAAAGACGTTCTAAGCTAGTTTATGAGCTAATGATTG ATAAAGCACCAGCAACGGTGGTAAGTCTTTTTGGTCGAAAGGAGTATGAACAGTGTGCGAAAGATGTCTATTACTTTATTCAG TCATCTGTTTGTCTAAAGCAATTATCTTTTGACCTTCTTGAGCTGCTGCTGTTGTCCACTTTTCCGGAGATGGAATCTGTATTCCAACAATTGCACGATGAAAAGCAAAAGTTTGGAGTTCTTGAACAGTAA